In the Harmonia axyridis chromosome 3, icHarAxyr1.1, whole genome shotgun sequence genome, one interval contains:
- the LOC123676323 gene encoding protein HGH1 homolog gives MDAESNLYRNLGEIPKESDDIVHALKEILKFVQLGARFDLKCASLETVLALSGAEAGCRAILSVQELIINILCLLQDNSDKITKDAACTLINLSADKYGPRALLNVDSDFCPPLQTTPKSIVEICFKQIFDRNSGIADQCCMILVNLSSDEDGVTQIFEILKNSEFKIEDIVNIFTKTQYNLKEANLNYLGPWLSNMTQEKRVRNIFFESVSIVTNLAAYTQYNKSLVRRGGIVGVLRNLCFDVEHNDWLTFEADILPSLLLPLAGNEEFDDEDNENLPSELQYLPDDKQRETDPDIRRMLVEAITLLCTLKKNREYIRNKNTYIIMRELHKWEKDESVIGAVENLVDILIRTEEEIGKENLRDVDIPQDLEEKFRKMVANNDE, from the exons ATGGATGCAGAATCTAATTTATATAGAAATTTAGGAGAAATACCGAAGGAAAGTGATGACATTGTACATGCCTTGAAAGAAATCTTGAAGTTTGTACAATTGGGAGCAAGATTTGATCTCAAATGTGCATCTTTGGAAACTGTCTTGG CTTTGTCTGGAGCCGAGGCTGGTTGTAGAGCAATACTTTCTGTTCAAGAACTCATTATAAATATTCTATGCCTTCTACAAGATAACAGTGACAAAATAACTAAAGATGCAGCTTGTACCCTGATAAATTTATCTGCTGATAAGTATGGCCCTCGAGCATTACTGAATGTTGATTCAGATTTCTGTCCCCCTCTTCAAACTACACCTAAATCTATAGTAGAAATATGcttcaaacaaatattcgaCAGAAATAGTGGAATAGCAGATCAGTGTTGTATGATTCTAGTTAATCTAAGTAGTGATGAAGATGGAGTCacacaaatttttgaaatattgaagaacagtGAATTTAAAATTGAGGATATAGTTAATATATTCACAAAAACACAATACAACCTGAAAGAagcaaatttaaattatttaggTCCATGGTTGAGCAATATGACACAAGAAAAAAGGgtgcgaaatattttttttgaatcgGTTAGCATTGTAACTAATCTTGCAGCATATACTCAGTACAATAAATCTCTTGTAAGAAGAGGAGGGATTGTTG GTGTTCTGAGAAATTTATGTTTTGATGTTGAGCACAATGACTGGCTAACTTTTGAAGCAGATATTTTGCCTAGTCTTTTATTACCACTTGCTGGTAATGAGGAATTTGATGatgaagataatgaaaatttgCCAAGCGAATTGCAATATTTACCGGATGACAAACAAAGAGAAACAGATCCCGATATTAG GAGAATGTTGGTAGAAGCCATAACTCTTCTATGTACTTTGAAAAAGAATAGGGAATATATTAGGAACAAAAATACTTATATTATCATGAGAGAGTTGCATAAGTGGGAAAAGGACGAAAGTGTAATAGGTGCTGTTGAAAACTTGGTTGATATACTAATAAG AACTGAAGAAGAGATTGGAAAGGAAAACTTGAGAGATGTTGATATTCCTCAAGatttggaagaaaaattcaggaagatGGTCGCAAATaatgatgaataa